One part of the Halobellus ruber genome encodes these proteins:
- the htpX gene encoding zinc metalloprotease HtpX: MKWKPDWGLRGRMVLTMFLLFALYLVFVGVLFRTNSVVFLPLMGAFVLVQFLFSDRLALYSMGAKEVSAEEYPELHATVSRLSQQADLPKPTVAVADSRVPNAFAAGRSQKSATVCVTTELLRTLDRDELEGVLAHELAHVKNRDVMVMTIASFLSTVAFMIVRMGFWFGGGGRNRQGGGIIVAIVASLVVWIVSFLLIRALSRYREFAADRGGALITGQPSALASALLTIDGRMDRVPKEDLREQAEMNAFFILPAKGNAITKLFSTHPSTEKRVEKLRDLEREMETR; encoded by the coding sequence ATGAAATGGAAACCCGACTGGGGACTCCGCGGTCGGATGGTCCTCACGATGTTCCTGCTTTTCGCCCTCTATCTGGTCTTCGTGGGGGTGCTGTTCCGGACCAACTCGGTCGTCTTCCTGCCGCTTATGGGCGCGTTCGTCCTGGTGCAGTTCCTCTTCAGCGACCGGCTCGCGCTCTACAGTATGGGCGCAAAGGAGGTCTCGGCGGAGGAGTACCCGGAGCTTCACGCGACGGTGTCGCGGCTCAGCCAGCAGGCGGACCTCCCGAAGCCCACGGTCGCGGTCGCCGACTCCCGCGTGCCGAACGCCTTCGCGGCCGGGCGGTCACAGAAGAGCGCCACCGTGTGTGTGACAACCGAACTCCTCCGCACCCTCGACCGCGACGAACTGGAGGGCGTGCTCGCCCACGAACTCGCCCACGTGAAGAACCGCGACGTGATGGTGATGACTATCGCGTCGTTCCTCTCGACGGTCGCGTTCATGATCGTTCGGATGGGCTTCTGGTTCGGTGGCGGCGGCCGGAACCGTCAGGGCGGCGGGATCATCGTCGCGATCGTGGCGTCGCTGGTCGTGTGGATCGTCTCCTTCTTGCTGATCCGGGCGCTCTCGCGGTACCGGGAGTTCGCCGCGGATCGCGGCGGCGCGCTCATCACCGGCCAGCCCTCGGCGCTCGCGTCGGCACTCCTGACTATCGACGGCCGGATGGACCGCGTTCCGAAGGAGGACCTCCGCGAGCAGGCGGAGATGAACGCGTTCTTCATTCTCCCGGCGAAGGGCAACGCCATCACCAAACTGTTCAGCACCCACCCGTCGACCGAGAAGCGCGTCGAAAAGCTGCGCGACCTCGAACGCGAGATGGAGACGCGGTGA
- a CDS encoding ABC transporter permease gives MTASDAERVADATAPAGGRSGNTFAGDVWVNFKRWNLKAVRNPFVLVVSLVQPIIFLVLFTEVFGRVAGGAVNRGIPGITYETYLVPAIAIQVALAAAITSGVGLVNDIENGMFEKVLVTPMNRTAVFTGKTAAEVFRIAIQITIILGLGTLLGAEIATGVVGAVGIVAVGVLFSLWFVAFSNALAIVTRDQESTIIGANLLQFPLLFLSSAFLPLASLPGWIRTFARVNPVTYGVDAARSLMIDRDVMTVIEVAWFDGTLDGVVPGVLVLIGLAVVFGGVAVSLLARASSSDVR, from the coding sequence GTGACCGCTTCCGACGCCGAGCGCGTCGCGGACGCGACGGCACCGGCCGGCGGCCGCTCCGGCAACACCTTCGCCGGGGACGTGTGGGTGAACTTCAAGCGGTGGAACCTGAAGGCCGTCCGCAACCCGTTCGTTCTCGTCGTCTCGCTCGTCCAGCCGATCATCTTCCTCGTGTTGTTCACCGAGGTGTTCGGGCGGGTGGCCGGCGGGGCCGTCAACCGGGGAATCCCGGGGATCACCTACGAGACGTATCTGGTGCCCGCGATCGCGATCCAGGTTGCCCTCGCCGCAGCGATCACCTCGGGCGTCGGGCTGGTCAACGACATCGAGAACGGGATGTTCGAGAAGGTGCTCGTCACGCCGATGAACCGCACGGCCGTCTTCACCGGCAAGACCGCAGCGGAGGTGTTCCGGATCGCGATCCAGATCACGATCATCCTCGGGCTCGGGACGCTGCTCGGCGCCGAGATCGCCACCGGCGTCGTCGGCGCGGTCGGGATCGTCGCCGTCGGCGTCCTCTTTTCGCTGTGGTTCGTGGCGTTCTCGAACGCCCTGGCGATCGTCACCCGGGACCAGGAGTCGACGATCATCGGGGCGAACCTGCTGCAGTTCCCGCTTCTGTTCCTGTCGAGCGCCTTTCTCCCTCTCGCTTCGCTTCCGGGGTGGATCCGGACGTTCGCCCGGGTCAACCCCGTCACCTACGGCGTCGACGCGGCGCGGTCGCTGATGATCGACCGGGACGTGATGACGGTGATCGAGGTCGCGTGGTTCGACGGGACCCTCGACGGGGTCGTCCCCGGCGTGCTCGTCTTGATCGGTCTCGCGGTCGTCTTCGGCGGCGTCGCGGTCTCCCTGCTGGCCCGAGCGTCGAGTTCCGACGTGCGGTGA
- a CDS encoding DUF6757 family protein, translated as MKCHYCDREAAYAAEKDGIKVGLCERHFRTQVESLADSEELAAIREQIDIDRTE; from the coding sequence ATGAAGTGCCACTACTGCGACCGGGAGGCCGCCTACGCCGCCGAGAAGGACGGGATCAAGGTCGGGCTCTGCGAGCGGCACTTCCGGACGCAGGTCGAGTCGCTTGCGGACTCCGAGGAGCTGGCCGCGATCAGGGAACAGATCGACATCGACCGGACCGAGTAG
- a CDS encoding DUF5784 family protein gives MARPLRFRHAPGRWTEDRVVGQVYRDLDRNLGATRRRPWFRPPDRYAGERFEMDNGDVALFLWNDTEAYWMGNTETPEALWRTDKYGFDDVPEAVSRWATRELTAQLHEESPWLEPYPHLSWFFLPVFLSKDGREATRAFFHDHAAGFPDATRDEALEFYESFLRTRVLDDWREVMAGKLGTSEHLDLTRMTAAMGEFNVGHLLVEAGYGIEPEIEVTTGHAIDYRAEGGDGESVLVEVTRPTPTRKRRAGTPVAAVRDTAETKSEGQLEAHGGGVVLFVDCSSFPDDEWQSVFAEKPEVHHRPAVVFRLRPSGRVEGYTRGSVPLDVGV, from the coding sequence GTGGCACGCCCACTACGCTTCCGACACGCACCCGGCCGCTGGACCGAGGACCGGGTCGTCGGACAGGTCTACCGCGATCTCGACCGGAACCTCGGCGCGACCCGTCGCCGGCCGTGGTTCCGCCCGCCCGATCGGTACGCGGGCGAGCGATTCGAGATGGACAACGGCGACGTGGCGCTGTTTCTGTGGAACGACACCGAGGCCTACTGGATGGGCAACACCGAAACGCCGGAGGCGCTCTGGCGGACCGACAAGTACGGCTTCGACGACGTCCCCGAGGCGGTCTCGCGGTGGGCGACCCGGGAGCTCACCGCACAGCTCCACGAGGAGAGCCCGTGGCTCGAACCCTACCCCCATCTGTCGTGGTTCTTCCTCCCCGTGTTCCTCTCGAAGGACGGCCGGGAAGCGACGCGGGCGTTCTTCCACGACCACGCCGCGGGCTTTCCCGACGCGACCCGCGATGAGGCCCTCGAGTTCTACGAGTCGTTCCTCCGAACCCGCGTGCTCGACGACTGGCGGGAGGTGATGGCGGGGAAGCTCGGCACCTCCGAACACCTCGATCTCACCCGGATGACCGCGGCGATGGGCGAGTTCAACGTCGGACACCTCCTCGTCGAGGCGGGCTACGGGATCGAACCCGAGATCGAGGTCACGACCGGTCACGCCATCGACTACCGCGCGGAGGGCGGGGACGGGGAGTCGGTGCTGGTGGAGGTCACCCGACCGACCCCGACGCGGAAGCGCCGCGCCGGAACCCCCGTGGCCGCGGTCCGCGACACCGCCGAGACGAAATCGGAGGGCCAACTGGAGGCCCACGGCGGCGGCGTCGTGCTGTTCGTCGACTGCTCGTCGTTCCCCGACGACGAGTGGCAGTCGGTTTTCGCCGAGAAACCGGAGGTCCACCACCGGCCCGCGGTCGTGTTCCGGCTCAGACCGTCCGGCCGGGTGGAGGGGTACACCAGGGGTTCGGTCCCACTCGACGTCGGAGTGTGA
- a CDS encoding PHP domain-containing protein, which translates to MSHDVSGRDDDGPAADLHIHTTASDGVLTVPELPDAARAAGIDVVAVTDHDRIHPELDAPTQEVDGVTVIRGIELRVDAGTQRLDLLGYGVTETDALGTMVDRIQRNRKERAAEILARVEDHVGVAVDAEIRTGIGRPGIARAIADSDAPYDYDGAFEHLIGADCPCYVPREIPTFADGADALRESCAVVGLAHPFRYPDVGAALDCARDLDAVERYYPYNGRDADRADPERVDEVAAESNLLRTGGSDAHDRTLGVAGPPASAFDSFADRLETDPSRSRLR; encoded by the coding sequence GTGAGCCACGACGTATCCGGCCGCGACGACGACGGGCCCGCCGCGGACCTCCACATCCACACCACCGCCTCCGACGGCGTGCTGACGGTCCCGGAACTCCCCGACGCGGCCCGCGCGGCCGGGATCGACGTCGTCGCCGTGACGGATCACGACCGGATCCACCCGGAGCTCGATGCCCCAACCCAGGAAGTCGACGGCGTGACCGTGATCCGGGGGATCGAACTCCGCGTCGACGCCGGGACCCAGCGCCTCGACCTCCTCGGATACGGCGTCACCGAGACCGACGCGCTCGGGACGATGGTCGACCGGATCCAACGGAACCGGAAGGAGCGCGCCGCGGAGATCCTCGCGCGGGTCGAGGACCACGTCGGCGTCGCGGTCGACGCCGAGATCCGCACTGGGATCGGCCGCCCCGGGATCGCCCGCGCGATCGCCGACAGCGACGCGCCGTACGACTACGACGGCGCCTTCGAGCACCTGATCGGGGCCGACTGCCCCTGTTACGTCCCGCGGGAGATCCCGACGTTCGCCGACGGCGCCGACGCCCTCCGGGAGTCGTGTGCGGTCGTCGGCCTGGCCCACCCGTTCCGGTATCCCGACGTCGGGGCGGCGCTCGACTGCGCCCGCGACCTCGACGCCGTCGAGCGGTACTACCCATACAACGGGCGGGACGCCGACCGCGCCGACCCCGAGCGTGTCGACGAGGTCGCCGCCGAATCGAACCTGCTCCGGACCGGCGGCTCCGACGCCCACGATCGGACGCTCGGCGTCGCCGGGCCACCCGCGTCGGCGTTCGACTCCTTCGCCGACCGGCTGGAGACGGATCCGTCGCGCTCTCGACTTCGATAG
- a CDS encoding DUF7557 family protein, whose product MGTKSVRLDEEVYERVRAYKRDDETFSDAVARLIETYRSLISPRRAGSTTLNVPKNRRTH is encoded by the coding sequence ATGGGGACGAAGAGCGTGCGTCTGGACGAGGAGGTGTACGAGCGCGTGAGGGCCTACAAGCGGGATGATGAGACGTTCTCCGACGCCGTCGCGCGACTGATCGAGACGTATCGCTCCCTGATATCGCCGAGGAGAGCGGGGAGTACGACGCTGAACGTGCCGAAGAACAGAAGGACGCACTGA
- a CDS encoding vanadium-dependent haloperoxidase, which translates to MLGIGTRRSVAATTHSGKSRTADSNQNQGDASGQDAGQSSSAQRRKRAAQRRREAVRETLQRRPLFEQPTNDDDSTYDSSVNYFASYSKGLPHDDNGEPDAGAYEALRSALSEADGGDFDAIPQAGVRPLTNPEAAISYNMVGLDPNDIYAPAAPSFDSAQAAGEMVELYWMALLRDVPFSAYADDDDVAAAAAELAGLSDFDGPTDAGAVFRGTIQGVQTGPYVSQFLYKDFERGVVRRTQRFRPLEPTEYMIDYDDWLAVQNGEVPQGGINRTTPGEPSLSDAGIRQDAERYPITGRDLATYVGENVSQQPYMNAALILQNTEPDDDSPENLALANLSADGPGSVPADPGLPVDPNVPDGFVDFVRSGYQSLLGGILQAHAHAAWYHKWRVNRRPRPEEFGGRVYHVVNGTEVDGQPAADRYPIHGDLIDSDALNETRDRISTSLLPQAYPDGSPTHPSYPGGHAVTAGSNATILKAYFDGDAVITNPVRPDPEDPTRLTTDGVADRLTVRGEINKLATNVSYARSWAGIHYRSDTTAGLRVGERIAAAVLSERLRQRSAGAYGSRGEFTFTTFDGTEVTVSADGVSPAGAFDPPLFRSKG; encoded by the coding sequence TTGCTGGGTATCGGGACCAGACGATCCGTCGCCGCCACGACACACTCTGGCAAGAGCCGGACTGCCGACAGCAATCAGAACCAGGGTGATGCGAGTGGCCAGGACGCGGGCCAGTCATCATCGGCACAGCGGCGCAAACGAGCCGCCCAGCGCCGGCGGGAGGCGGTCCGCGAAACGCTCCAGCGACGGCCCCTATTCGAGCAACCGACCAACGACGATGACTCGACGTACGACAGTAGCGTTAATTACTTCGCCTCGTACTCGAAGGGACTCCCACACGACGACAACGGCGAACCCGACGCGGGCGCCTACGAGGCGCTTCGGTCGGCGTTGTCCGAAGCGGATGGCGGCGACTTCGACGCCATCCCGCAGGCCGGCGTTCGGCCGCTGACCAATCCCGAGGCGGCTATCAGCTACAATATGGTCGGGCTAGATCCGAACGACATTTACGCCCCCGCGGCGCCGTCCTTTGACAGCGCGCAGGCGGCGGGCGAGATGGTCGAACTGTACTGGATGGCGCTGCTGCGCGACGTCCCCTTCTCTGCGTATGCAGACGACGATGACGTCGCTGCAGCCGCCGCGGAACTCGCGGGACTGAGCGATTTCGATGGCCCGACCGACGCCGGGGCCGTGTTTCGGGGTACCATCCAGGGAGTGCAGACCGGGCCGTACGTGAGCCAGTTTCTGTACAAGGACTTCGAGCGTGGCGTCGTCCGTCGAACGCAGCGGTTTCGACCGCTTGAGCCGACGGAGTATATGATCGACTACGACGACTGGCTCGCGGTTCAGAACGGCGAGGTCCCACAGGGTGGGATCAACCGTACGACGCCGGGCGAGCCCTCGCTGTCGGACGCGGGGATCCGGCAGGACGCCGAACGCTACCCGATCACCGGGCGGGACCTGGCGACGTACGTGGGGGAGAACGTCTCCCAACAACCGTACATGAACGCCGCCTTGATCCTCCAGAACACCGAACCGGACGACGATTCGCCCGAAAACCTGGCGTTGGCGAACTTGTCGGCCGACGGCCCGGGGTCGGTACCGGCCGACCCCGGCTTGCCGGTCGACCCGAACGTTCCCGACGGCTTCGTCGACTTCGTCCGCAGCGGGTATCAGTCACTACTAGGCGGTATTCTACAGGCCCACGCACACGCCGCGTGGTATCACAAGTGGCGTGTCAACCGCCGCCCCCGGCCCGAGGAGTTCGGCGGTCGGGTGTACCACGTGGTGAACGGGACCGAGGTCGACGGGCAACCGGCGGCCGACCGGTACCCGATCCACGGAGACCTGATCGACTCGGACGCGCTGAACGAGACGAGAGACAGGATCAGCACCTCACTCCTCCCGCAGGCGTACCCCGACGGGTCGCCAACCCACCCCTCGTACCCCGGCGGACACGCCGTCACCGCGGGATCGAACGCGACGATCCTCAAAGCGTACTTCGACGGCGATGCCGTCATAACAAACCCGGTCCGCCCCGATCCGGAGGATCCGACCAGGCTTACGACTGACGGCGTGGCGGATCGCCTGACCGTCCGTGGGGAGATCAACAAACTCGCGACGAACGTGTCGTACGCCCGGAGTTGGGCGGGGATTCACTACCGAAGCGACACGACCGCCGGCCTCCGGGTCGGCGAACGGATCGCCGCGGCGGTACTGAGCGAGCGACTCCGGCAGCGATCGGCGGGCGCTTACGGCTCCCGTGGCGAGTTCACGTTCACCACGTTCGACGGCACGGAGGTGACGGTCTCGGCAGACGGCGTGTCGCCCGCAGGCGCGTTCGACCCCCCGCTGTTCCGGTCGAAAGGGTAA
- a CDS encoding 60S ribosomal export protein NMD3, giving the protein MSSGTFCPRCGDPVPARSEPRPGEPRERDAVLCDDCYFEDFDLVDAPERLEVRVCSRCGAVHEGNRWVDIDAEDYTDVAVDRVTDALGVHLKAEEVRWGVEPEQVDENTIRMHCTFSGIVRDTYREERVTVPVHIAKQTCDRCGRIAGGYYASIVQLRARERVPTAGEESRAVEIAESYIAEREATGDRNAFITETLDVDDGIDIKISTNQMGAGVAKRIVRELGGSVEEYPTLVTEDGDGNEVYRVTYAVRLPEFSPGDVIDPEDGDGPVLVRSVRGNLKGVRLATGDPYEAAFEEGEAPDARKLGTVEDAVDTTVVAVEDEYAIQVLDPDTYESTTIARPSYVDPDADSVPVLSSRAGLHILPADAVDRDDADAGD; this is encoded by the coding sequence ATGAGTTCCGGAACGTTCTGTCCGCGGTGCGGCGATCCGGTCCCGGCCCGCTCGGAGCCGCGGCCGGGCGAACCCCGGGAACGGGACGCCGTGCTGTGTGACGACTGCTACTTCGAGGACTTCGACCTGGTCGACGCCCCAGAGCGGCTCGAAGTCCGGGTGTGTTCGCGGTGCGGCGCGGTCCACGAGGGCAACCGGTGGGTCGACATCGATGCCGAGGACTACACCGACGTCGCCGTCGATCGGGTGACCGACGCGCTCGGCGTCCACCTCAAAGCCGAGGAGGTTCGGTGGGGCGTCGAGCCCGAGCAGGTCGACGAGAACACCATCCGGATGCACTGTACGTTCAGCGGGATCGTCCGCGACACGTATCGCGAGGAACGCGTGACGGTCCCGGTCCACATCGCCAAGCAGACCTGCGACCGTTGCGGGCGGATCGCGGGCGGCTACTACGCCAGCATCGTCCAGCTTCGGGCGCGCGAGCGGGTCCCGACCGCCGGGGAGGAGTCACGCGCGGTCGAGATCGCGGAGTCGTACATCGCAGAGCGGGAGGCCACCGGCGACCGCAACGCGTTCATCACCGAAACGCTCGACGTCGACGACGGCATCGACATCAAGATCTCCACCAACCAGATGGGCGCCGGCGTCGCAAAGCGGATCGTCCGCGAACTCGGCGGGTCCGTTGAGGAGTACCCCACCCTGGTGACCGAGGACGGCGACGGCAACGAGGTCTACCGGGTGACCTACGCGGTCCGGCTCCCGGAGTTCAGCCCCGGCGACGTGATCGACCCCGAGGACGGCGACGGCCCGGTCCTGGTCCGGAGCGTCCGCGGGAACCTCAAAGGGGTCCGACTCGCCACCGGCGACCCCTACGAGGCCGCCTTCGAGGAGGGCGAGGCGCCCGACGCCCGGAAACTCGGGACCGTCGAGGACGCCGTCGACACCACAGTCGTCGCCGTCGAGGACGAGTACGCGATCCAGGTGCTCGACCCCGACACCTACGAGTCGACGACGATCGCCCGCCCCTCCTACGTCGATCCCGACGCCGATTCCGTGCCGGTGTTGTCGAGTCGCGCGGGGCTTCATATCCTCCCGGCCGACGCCGTCGACCGCGACGACGCGGACGCAGGAGACTGA
- a CDS encoding DUF5789 family protein: protein MRLNRTGYLIDAHEFPATTEELTEAYGDRTIELPNGTARLGDVLERAGAETYTNAADARSAILCGLGHEAIGRRYYSDRDAYAMGEDGPQQVSF from the coding sequence ATGCGCTTGAACCGAACCGGTTACCTCATCGATGCCCACGAGTTCCCGGCGACAACCGAGGAACTCACCGAGGCGTACGGCGATCGGACGATCGAACTCCCGAACGGGACCGCACGCCTCGGGGACGTACTCGAGCGTGCGGGCGCCGAAACGTACACGAACGCCGCCGACGCGCGTTCGGCGATCCTGTGTGGGCTCGGTCACGAGGCCATCGGTCGTCGGTACTACAGCGACCGCGACGCCTACGCGATGGGCGAGGACGGCCCCCAGCAGGTCTCGTTCTGA
- a CDS encoding helicase C-terminal domain-containing protein, which produces MDPDLIPESFPAPQFRGRQKRALADIRDAFAAGNNVVLVRAPTGTGKSLLARAIAGAAATTEEVAPADATGAYYTTPQVSQLDDVATDPLLDDLNVIRGKSNYTCILNGETDTPVDRAPCARRAGFDCSVRHRCPYFSDRSIASNRAIAAMTLAYFMQTAGSEVFRKRDVVVIDEAHGLAEWAEMYATVELAPQTVPVWDEVGIPDVTAADDDPVERTIRFAETLEGVCKRASDDLTGTPELSPEEAARRDRLQELRSELTWFVADARDPESPTTWVVDQPDGEGGPITIKPLDPARYLHHTVWDRGNAFALLSATILNKEAFCRGVGLDPSNVALVDVEHTFPVANRPLYDVTRGKMTYEEREETLPKVARVLVRIAAAHPSEKGLVHCHSYAIQSELRRRLARFGLGGRVRAHDREDRDAALEAWKATDDPDVFLSVKMEEALDLAGDLCRWQVLCKAPYLNTNDSRVARRLEEGQWSWYHRTALRTVIQACGRVVRSPDDHGATYLADSSLLDLFDRTRGEMPTWFREQVDRLSVPDLPDFEAAADAASGRTRGSSGSTAGTGRDSGGGSHPSGTTGSGGAAADPDGSDDTGLGSGADHPLSDVWGDG; this is translated from the coding sequence GTGGACCCGGACCTGATCCCCGAGTCGTTCCCCGCCCCCCAGTTCCGCGGCCGCCAGAAGCGGGCGCTCGCCGACATCCGCGACGCCTTCGCTGCGGGCAACAACGTCGTTCTCGTGCGCGCGCCGACCGGGACCGGCAAGTCCCTCCTCGCGCGGGCCATCGCGGGCGCGGCGGCGACGACCGAGGAGGTCGCGCCCGCCGACGCGACCGGGGCGTACTACACCACGCCGCAGGTCTCTCAACTCGACGACGTCGCCACCGACCCGCTGCTCGACGACCTCAACGTCATCCGCGGCAAGTCCAACTACACCTGCATCCTGAACGGCGAGACAGACACGCCAGTCGACCGTGCGCCCTGCGCCCGACGGGCGGGGTTCGATTGCTCGGTCCGTCACCGGTGTCCGTACTTCTCGGATCGGTCGATCGCGTCGAACCGCGCGATCGCGGCGATGACGCTCGCGTACTTCATGCAGACCGCGGGCTCGGAGGTGTTCCGGAAGCGCGACGTCGTGGTGATCGACGAGGCCCACGGCCTCGCCGAGTGGGCGGAGATGTACGCGACCGTCGAACTCGCTCCGCAAACGGTCCCGGTCTGGGACGAGGTGGGGATCCCGGACGTGACCGCCGCCGACGACGACCCCGTCGAGCGGACGATCCGGTTCGCCGAGACCCTGGAAGGCGTCTGCAAACGAGCGAGCGACGACCTGACCGGAACGCCCGAACTCTCGCCCGAGGAGGCCGCCCGCCGGGACCGCCTCCAGGAGCTCCGCTCGGAGCTCACTTGGTTCGTCGCCGACGCTCGCGACCCCGAGAGCCCGACCACGTGGGTCGTCGACCAGCCCGACGGCGAGGGCGGCCCGATCACGATCAAGCCGCTGGATCCCGCACGATACCTCCATCACACCGTGTGGGATCGCGGGAACGCGTTCGCGCTGCTGTCGGCGACGATCCTGAACAAGGAGGCGTTCTGCCGCGGCGTCGGCCTCGACCCCTCGAACGTCGCCCTGGTCGACGTCGAGCACACCTTCCCCGTCGCAAACCGGCCGCTGTACGACGTGACCCGCGGGAAGATGACCTACGAGGAGCGCGAGGAGACGCTCCCGAAGGTGGCGAGGGTGCTGGTCCGGATCGCCGCGGCCCACCCATCCGAGAAGGGACTCGTCCACTGTCACTCCTATGCGATCCAATCGGAGCTCCGGCGGCGACTCGCCCGGTTCGGGCTGGGGGGTCGCGTCCGCGCCCACGACCGCGAGGACCGCGACGCGGCCCTGGAAGCCTGGAAGGCCACCGACGACCCCGACGTCTTCCTGTCGGTGAAGATGGAGGAGGCGCTGGACCTGGCGGGCGACCTGTGTCGGTGGCAGGTGCTCTGTAAGGCGCCCTACCTCAACACCAACGACTCACGGGTCGCCCGCCGGCTCGAGGAGGGGCAGTGGTCGTGGTACCACCGGACCGCGCTCCGGACTGTCATCCAGGCCTGCGGCCGGGTCGTCCGGTCGCCCGACGACCACGGGGCGACGTATCTGGCGGATTCGTCGCTTTTGGATCTGTTCGATCGCACCCGCGGGGAGATGCCGACGTGGTTCCGCGAGCAGGTCGACCGGCTTTCGGTCCCGGATCTGCCGGACTTCGAGGCGGCCGCCGACGCCGCGTCGGGGCGGACGCGCGGGTCGTCGGGATCGACGGCCGGAACCGGGCGCGACTCGGGTGGTGGCTCGCACCCGAGCGGGACTACCGGATCGGGCGGAGCCGCCGCCGATCCGGACGGATCCGACGATACCGGCCTCGGCAGCGGCGCCGACCACCCCCTCTCGGACGTGTGGGGCGACGGGTAA
- a CDS encoding ABC transporter ATP-binding protein has translation MDVEGLELIYADGTAAVQGIDLTVPEGEFFGFLGPNGAGKTTTIKTFATLLSPTAGTVRVNGFNVRSDARKVRESIGYMAQETSIDPELTAAENVRFACEAYGVPRGERADRVAELLDLVDLADVADKRADEFSGGMKKRLDAATALVHRPPLVFLDEPTTGLDPKARNRLWDYFRRINDLGTTIFLTTQYLEEADQLCDRLAVIVDGEIVASGSPAELKREVGGEVLDVELEGGADARNRAATIAREFDAFAAATVAESEAGISVTAETAREHGTDLLVALRDAGLTVTGFNIRAPTLDDVFLAITGEELDADGDGRSGYGVDGGGSEGHDGASPEVSR, from the coding sequence ATCGACGTCGAGGGCCTCGAACTGATCTACGCCGACGGGACGGCGGCGGTTCAGGGGATCGACCTGACCGTCCCGGAGGGGGAGTTCTTCGGCTTCCTCGGCCCGAACGGCGCCGGCAAGACCACCACGATCAAGACCTTCGCAACGCTCCTGTCGCCGACCGCCGGGACGGTCCGGGTCAACGGCTTCAACGTGCGGTCGGACGCCCGAAAGGTCCGGGAGTCGATCGGATATATGGCCCAGGAAACAAGCATCGACCCCGAACTCACCGCCGCGGAGAACGTCCGGTTCGCCTGCGAGGCCTACGGCGTTCCGCGGGGCGAGCGGGCCGACCGGGTCGCGGAGCTTCTGGACCTCGTCGACCTCGCCGACGTGGCGGACAAGCGCGCCGACGAGTTCTCCGGCGGGATGAAGAAGCGCTTAGACGCCGCGACCGCGCTGGTCCACCGGCCGCCGCTGGTCTTCCTCGACGAGCCGACCACCGGGCTCGACCCGAAGGCCCGCAACCGACTGTGGGACTACTTCCGCCGGATCAACGACCTCGGGACCACCATCTTCCTGACGACGCAGTACCTCGAGGAGGCCGATCAGCTCTGCGACCGGCTGGCGGTGATCGTAGACGGCGAGATCGTCGCCTCGGGGAGCCCGGCGGAGCTGAAGCGGGAGGTCGGCGGCGAGGTGCTCGACGTCGAACTGGAGGGCGGCGCCGACGCCCGCAACCGGGCGGCGACGATCGCCCGGGAGTTCGACGCGTTCGCCGCGGCGACGGTCGCCGAATCCGAGGCGGGGATCAGCGTGACCGCGGAAACCGCCCGGGAGCACGGGACCGACCTGCTGGTCGCGCTCCGGGACGCGGGGCTGACCGTGACCGGGTTCAACATCCGGGCGCCGACGCTCGACGACGTGTTCCTCGCGATCACCGGGGAGGAACTCGACGCCGACGGTGACGGGCGCTCCGGGTACGGTGTCGACGGTGGCGGCAGCGAGGGGCACGACGGCGCCTCCCCGGAGGTGTCGCGGTGA
- a CDS encoding DUF7561 family protein, translated as MTSQPCEGCGESVRIAGGIGDFWSFEAGSSGGMTLELDDGGEYFLCHDCIARLPDGRAVTSEDVESL; from the coding sequence ATGACGAGCCAACCCTGCGAGGGCTGCGGGGAGTCGGTCCGGATCGCCGGCGGGATCGGCGACTTCTGGTCGTTCGAGGCCGGCTCCTCCGGCGGGATGACGCTGGAACTCGACGACGGCGGGGAGTACTTCCTGTGTCACGACTGCATCGCCCGGCTGCCCGACGGCCGGGCGGTGACAAGCGAGGACGTCGAGTCGCTGTAG